The Streptomyces agglomeratus genome includes the window TGGGTGTGGTCCGGGCTGTGGGCCTGGGCCTGCAGGTGCGTGTACAGCGCGCTGTACTGCTGGACGTCGGCCGGCCTTTCCAGGCAGAGGCCGCTGGTGAACCTCTCCAGGTACACCACTGCTCCCCTGACGGTGGGGTCGTTGTTCGCCGCCATGGGCGGTCTACCTCCAGCTCCAAGCCACTGCGCGTGCCAGCAGGTTGGCATGGAGCACCGGCAGTTGATCACGCGCCGTGCCGCCGGATTCGGCGGGGGCACGAATGGATTGTGACGATGTAATTTGCCGTTCGGTGGCGCCCAGTGCAGAGCAGTGCTCTACAGGGCGGACCGGCGTGCTTCGCCTCTTCGCGCTGTTGCCGCCTGGACCTCGCCGCGGTCACCATGCCAGGCCTTCGCGCACCAGTGGCCGCCGACGGCGGGCAGCCAGCCGCACACGGGTAACTACCTGCGATTACGTAGGTGATCTTGATCCAGTGGCTGATGGCCCGTTGACGTGTCCGAGGGTACGTCAGCCGCGCAGCCGAGAGGCGGTGGGTCACGTGGCCGGCAGGCGCGCGCATTGGCGGCAGGCGCGGGCCGAGGCTGCCACCACGGCGTGCGACGCGGCTGCGAGTGCGCCGGCGAACGCGAGCAGTGGCCAGTTCGTGGCCAGGACGGAGGCGGTGGCGAGCGCGAGCGTCGCGACCGCCATGGCAACGCTGGCGGTAGTACCGGTCCATGCGACCGCGAGGGGCAGCTGGTGCGGAATGGGCAGCCAGCGGGCGAGGGTGCCGGTGGTGGCCAGCGTCGCCGCGGCGAGTAGTGCTGCGACGCTGGCAACACCGGCCAGATGAACGGCCAGTAGCTGAGCCGTGCGTGGCAGCTGCCAGGGCTGATCGTGGTCGGTGGTCCAGGCCAGGTACCAGCAGGCGACCAGGAAGGGGGCGGTGAGGGCGACGGCCCGGGCGGTGTGCCGGGCCTGGGTGATGGTCAGTTCCCGTTGGCAGCTCGGCACGAGTTCGTCGAGGGTCCCGAACTCTCCCACTGCTTGGTGGGCGGCGCGCTGGTAGGCCATTCCTTCGCGGGTGTGCGCCTCTACCGTGTCCGCGAGGCCGTCGTGTATCTCCTCGATCATCCGGGCCTTGATTCGGGCCGGGCCGTGCAGGGCGGCTGTAAGGGCCGCGATGTAATCCTCGATGGGGTCGGCTTGCCGACTGGTGGCGCTCATGTGGCAAACCCGGGCGGTGCGGCGGGGTTCAGGACCGAGCCGATCGCTGTGGTGAACTCGCTCCACGCGGTGCGCTCGCTGGCCAGGGTGTGCCGTCCGGCGTCGGTGAGTTCGTAGCATCGCCGTCGCCGTTCACCAGAAGATTGCCAGCTGCTGCTCAGCAGCCCGAGCCGCTCCAGCCGGTTCAAGGCCGGGTAGATCGTGCCCGTGCGCAGCTCAAGTGCGCCCCTGCTGCGGTGTTGGACCGCGGCGATGATCGCGTAGCCGTGCAGCGGGCCTGGTTCAAGCACGGCCAGCAACAGTCCGTCCAGGTGCCCTCGCACCGCGTCTGCCCTCATGAGTAGGCAGCCTACCCAAAATTGCTGTAGGCAGTGTATGTATTGGCAGCCAACATATTTAACGCTTCTGCTCGGAGGAATCCGCAGTGACCAAGGTGCTGCTGTCCGTACATGTCCTCGCGGCGATTCTGGCGGTCGGATCGATCACGGTGGCCGCGTCCATGTTCCCCCGCTACGCGCTGCAGGCATCTGGCGGCCAGGATCCGGACGGGCGAGCCGCCGGGATCGCCGCACTCCTGCACCGGATCTGCCGCGGCTACGCTCTCGCCGGTCTCGCCGTGCCGGTCTTCGGGCTCGCCACCGGAGCCCTGCTCGGCGTCCTCACCGACGCCTGGCTGATCGCATCGCTCGCGTTGACCGTGATCGCCGCGGCCATCCTCGCCATGGCCATCCTGCCCGGCCAGCAGCGCCTGCTCGCGTTGACCCAGGACTCAGCGCCCCAGGACGGGCAGCGTCCCGCGGCGACCCGGCTGACCATGCTCACCGGCATCTTCAACGTCCTCTGGGCGATCGTCGTCATCCTGATGATCGTCCGTCCTGGCTCGACCACGGGAGCGTGATCCCCGTGCACATGTTGCGGATCGCGGCCGGTGCCGAGACCGCCTCCTTCGCGGTTCTGCTGGGCAACCTGCTCACCACACACACGCAAGCGATCACGACGCTCGTCGGCCCGCTGCACGGCACGGCCTACCTCGTCGTCATCGCGGCCACTTCGATGGCCCCGTCTGCCGCCTCGACGGGCGCCCGATGGCGCTCCGCCATCCCGGGAGTCGGCGGACTGCTTGCCCTACGGCGGATCAACATTCGTACCCAGGGAAGCCAACCTCTTACACGCAATGCCCAGGAAGGGTGACGTGATGGACAACGCATACGCTGAACTGCTCTTTCCTCGTACCGGCGTAGCACTGAGCGCGATGCGCTTCGTGAAAGGCATCGAGGACCCAGCAATCTTCAACCACAGCATGCGCAGCTATCTTTACGGGCGCTTCCTCGGAGAGCAGCAAGGCCTGCAACCCGGCCGCGACTATGACGACGAACTGCTGTTTCTGGGTTGCCTTCTGCACGACGCCGGACTCAGCCCCGAGGGCAACGGCGATCAGCCCTTCGATATTGACGGCGCCGACCTGGCCGCCCGCTTCCTCACCGACCAGGGGTGTCACCCGAGAGGGTCGAGGTCATATGGGATGCGATCGCCCTGCACCTGCACTACGAAATCGCCATACGCAAACGTCCCGAGATCGCGTTGGTGACGGCCGGCGCCGGATTCGACCTTGGCCCCGAGGGGCCCCACACCCTCCCGGCCGGCTACGCAGACCGCATCCATGCCTCGCTGCCCCGCCTCCACGCCGCGCCCGTGCTCTACGACACGATCGTCGGTCAAGCACTCGACAAACCGCACAAGGCCCCACCATTCAGCATGCCCGGCGAACTGGTTCGCCAGCAGACCCAGGAGGTCTGGCCTACCTGGAAACAACTGATGACTCAATCCCCCAGTTGGAATGACTACGACGGCTACCAACCGAAGGCGTGAGCACGGGTACCCGGACAGCCGCCGCATGCCGAGGCCCTGGTCAGAGCTGAAGAGCGGGCTCGGGCGGGCGTGTCGCGCTGTCCGAGGTGAGAGATCGGGGGCGTTCCCTACTGTCGTCGGGCGGTAGACGCGCAGGTCGTTGTCCTGCTGCCGCATGACCGCGACAGAGACCCCGACGGCGTGTACTCCACCGGCGCCCGCCGAAGCGATCGACCCCCGCACCCTTACCCCCACCAGTAAGGGGCGCAAGACCGAACGCTCGGAGGGCGGCCCGCCCTCTTCCGCCATGCAAGAGCTCGGCATAACGCTGCCACTGTAAAGACCGGAGCCTTGTGCCGGGCAGTCCGCCAGCTCTCAGTACGGCTGACGTTGCTCAAGCCTCGTCCCATTGACGCTGTTGACCAGAGTGCGCCTGCCAGTACGGCGCATGCAGAGGCAGGTCAGTGAGCCGGGGTGGACTCTCTGGACCCCCTTACGCGCGCACGTGCGTTCAGGTCCTCGCGGGCCGCGACAGAGGCCGCGAAGAGCCTGCGACGCGCAGGTCTGGCCGCGACGGCATCGCGGCCAGACCTTGATCTCTGTGCCCGGAGAGGGCCCCACCCCGGCCCCCGGGCTGCCGGCGAAGGGCCGGGCCAGCGTCCCGGGCGCGGCGGGCCACCGTCCTCGGTCGGCCGGTGGCCTCCGTCACCCGCTGCTCGCCGTCGACTTCGTCTTCCGGCCGCAGGCGAGCCTGGTGGTGGTATGGGCCCTGGGGGACGACAAGACGCGGCGGATCATCGAGCGTGCGCACGAGCGGGCCATCGCCGCGACGATCGCTACTTGTAGTTGGCCATTGTGCGCTTCAGTTGGCCACCTGATACTCAGGCGGCGCGCGGCCGTACCCCAGCCCAGGG containing:
- a CDS encoding PadR family transcriptional regulator — translated: MRADAVRGHLDGLLLAVLEPGPLHGYAIIAAVQHRSRGALELRTGTIYPALNRLERLGLLSSSWQSSGERRRRCYELTDAGRHTLASERTAWSEFTTAIGSVLNPAAPPGFAT
- a CDS encoding permease prefix domain 1-containing protein, which gives rise to MSATSRQADPIEDYIAALTAALHGPARIKARMIEEIHDGLADTVEAHTREGMAYQRAAHQAVGEFGTLDELVPSCQRELTITQARHTARAVALTAPFLVACWYLAWTTDHDQPWQLPRTAQLLAVHLAGVASVAALLAAATLATTGTLARWLPIPHQLPLAVAWTGTTASVAMAVATLALATASVLATNWPLLAFAGALAAASHAVVAASARACRQCARLPAT
- a CDS encoding Scr1 family TA system antitoxin-like transcriptional regulator translates to MPTCWHAQWLGAGGRPPMAANNDPTVRGAVVYLERFTSGLCLERPADVQQYSALYTHLQAQAHSPDHT
- a CDS encoding DUF2269 family protein — protein: MTKVLLSVHVLAAILAVGSITVAASMFPRYALQASGGQDPDGRAAGIAALLHRICRGYALAGLAVPVFGLATGALLGVLTDAWLIASLALTVIAAAILAMAILPGQQRLLALTQDSAPQDGQRPAATRLTMLTGIFNVLWAIVVILMIVRPGSTTGA